The Ictalurus punctatus breed USDA103 chromosome 9, Coco_2.0, whole genome shotgun sequence genome contains a region encoding:
- the crip2 gene encoding cysteine-rich protein 2 has protein sequence MASKCPKCEKTVYFAEKVTSLGKDWHKFCLKCERCSKTLTAGGHAEHGGKPFCHKPCYAALFGPKGVNIGGAGSYVYEAPINKDPAPVTVDSAPKLEEKRFPAPSRPPSKAGSITTFSGEANMCPKCNKRVYFAEKVTSLGKDWHRPCLRCERCGKTLAPGSHAEHDGQPYCHKPCYAVLFGPKGVNTGGVGSYIYDKEVNPEAQP, from the exons ATGGCGTCAAAGTGTCCAAAATGCGAGAAAACAGTCTATTTTG CTGAAAAGGTGACCTCTCTGGGGAAGGACTGGCACAAATTTTGCCTGAAGTGTGAACGCTGCAGCAAAACCCTGACAGCAGGAGGCCACGCTGAG CATGGTGGGAAACCCTTTTGTCACAAGCCCTGCTATGCTGCCCTCTTTGGGCCAAAAG GTGTTAACATTGGTGGTGCAGGCTCTTATGTGTATGAGGCACCCATAAACAAAGACCCAGCCCCGGTTACTGTGGACTCTGCACCCAAACTTGAAGAGAAGCGGTTCCCAGCACCCAGCAGACCTCCTTCTAAAG CTGGAAGTATCACCACCTTTTCTGGGGAGGCAAACATGTGCCCCAAGTGTAATAAGAGGGTCTACTTTG CTGAGAAGGTGACGTCTCTGGGGAAGGACTGGCATCGGCCATGCCTGCGCTGTGAGAGGTGCGGCAAGACCCTGGCTCCAGGGAGTCATGCAGAG CATGATGGCCAGCCTTACTGCCATAAACCATGCTACGCTGTCCTGTTCGGGCCAAAAG GAGTGAACACGGGTGGTGTCGGCAGCTACATTTATGACAAGGAGGTCAACCCAGAGGCCCAGCCATGA